The Diospyros lotus cultivar Yz01 chromosome 15, ASM1463336v1, whole genome shotgun sequence genome has a window encoding:
- the LOC127792596 gene encoding transcription factor ILR3-like isoform X2 — protein sequence MELDSAQSSIWVFDYGLVEDISAVPGGDFGLPPLGTACFSWQPEALNRCSNLSAEIDSCFADSESPKETGSRKRLRSESCSASGSKACREKLRRDKLNERFLELSSVLDPGRPPKADKGAILSDAVRIVTQLRSEAQKLKESNEDLQEKIKELKAEKNELRDEKQKLKADKEKLEQQVKSVSALPGFLPHPSAIPATFGAEGQAANKLMPFIGYPGVAMWQFIPPAVRDTSQDHVLGHLLLKLENLKVWLYFSTRRLPLSFYSPTALDHLMLVSRSREILICWTIHV from the exons ATGGAACTCGATTCCGCCCAGAGCTCGATTTGGGTATTCGACTATGGCTTAGTGGAGGACATTTCCGCCGTGCCGGGCGGAGACTTCGGGCTGCCGCCACTGGGTACCGCCTGCTTCAGCTGGCAGCCGGAGGCCCTCAACCGTTGCTCTAACTTAAG TGCGGAAATTGACAGCTGTTTTGCAGACTCAGAAAGCCCGAAGGAAACTGGCTCAAGGAAACG GTTAAGGTCTGAATCATGCTCTGCATCTGGCTCCAAAGCATGTCGGGAGAAATTGCGAAGAGATAAGCTGAATGAGAG GTTCCTGGAATTAAGTTCTGTTCTGGACCCTGGAAGGCCACCAAAAGCCGACAAGGGTGCCATTCTGAGTGATGCTGTTAGAATTGTGACTCAGCTAAGAAGTGAAGCACAGAAACTAAAGGAGTCAAATGAggatttgcaagagaaaatcAAAGAGCTGAAG GCTGAGAAGAACGAGCTTCGCGATGAGAAGCAGAAGTTAAAGGCAGATAAGGAGAAGCTCGAGCAGCAAGTCAAATCAGTGAGTGCACTGCCAGGCTTCCTGCCTCATCCCTCTGCTATACCAGCTACATTTGGCGCCGAGGGCCAAGCTGCTAACAAGTTAATGCCTTTCATCGGTTACCCTGGTGTTGCCATGTGGCAGTTCATACCACCTGCTGTGCGCGATACATCTCAGGATCACGTACTCGGCCACCTGTTGCTTAAACTGGAGAATCTGAAGGTTTGGCTGTATTTCTCCACCCGGAGATTGCCCCTTTCTTTCTATTCTCCAACTGCTCTGGACCATTTGATGTTGGTTTCTCGAAGTAGGGAAATCCTGATTTGCTGGACAATTCATGTGTAG
- the LOC127792596 gene encoding transcription factor ILR3-like isoform X1, which yields MELDSAQSSIWVFDYGLVEDISAVPGGDFGLPPLGTACFSWQPEALNRCSNLRWSIEVFEACNGHLVGPVEFKGAEIDSCFADSESPKETGSRKRLRSESCSASGSKACREKLRRDKLNERFLELSSVLDPGRPPKADKGAILSDAVRIVTQLRSEAQKLKESNEDLQEKIKELKAEKNELRDEKQKLKADKEKLEQQVKSVSALPGFLPHPSAIPATFGAEGQAANKLMPFIGYPGVAMWQFIPPAVRDTSQDHVLGHLLLKLENLKVWLYFSTRRLPLSFYSPTALDHLMLVSRSREILICWTIHV from the exons ATGGAACTCGATTCCGCCCAGAGCTCGATTTGGGTATTCGACTATGGCTTAGTGGAGGACATTTCCGCCGTGCCGGGCGGAGACTTCGGGCTGCCGCCACTGGGTACCGCCTGCTTCAGCTGGCAGCCGGAGGCCCTCAACCGTTGCTCTAACTTAAG GTGGTCTATAGAAGTTTTTGAAGCATGTAATGGACATCTAGTTGGACCAGTTGAATTCAAAGG TGCGGAAATTGACAGCTGTTTTGCAGACTCAGAAAGCCCGAAGGAAACTGGCTCAAGGAAACG GTTAAGGTCTGAATCATGCTCTGCATCTGGCTCCAAAGCATGTCGGGAGAAATTGCGAAGAGATAAGCTGAATGAGAG GTTCCTGGAATTAAGTTCTGTTCTGGACCCTGGAAGGCCACCAAAAGCCGACAAGGGTGCCATTCTGAGTGATGCTGTTAGAATTGTGACTCAGCTAAGAAGTGAAGCACAGAAACTAAAGGAGTCAAATGAggatttgcaagagaaaatcAAAGAGCTGAAG GCTGAGAAGAACGAGCTTCGCGATGAGAAGCAGAAGTTAAAGGCAGATAAGGAGAAGCTCGAGCAGCAAGTCAAATCAGTGAGTGCACTGCCAGGCTTCCTGCCTCATCCCTCTGCTATACCAGCTACATTTGGCGCCGAGGGCCAAGCTGCTAACAAGTTAATGCCTTTCATCGGTTACCCTGGTGTTGCCATGTGGCAGTTCATACCACCTGCTGTGCGCGATACATCTCAGGATCACGTACTCGGCCACCTGTTGCTTAAACTGGAGAATCTGAAGGTTTGGCTGTATTTCTCCACCCGGAGATTGCCCCTTTCTTTCTATTCTCCAACTGCTCTGGACCATTTGATGTTGGTTTCTCGAAGTAGGGAAATCCTGATTTGCTGGACAATTCATGTGTAG
- the LOC127792596 gene encoding transcription factor ILR3-like isoform X3: MELDSAQSSIWVFDYGLVEDISAVPGGDFGLPPLGTACFSWQPEALNRCSNLRLRSESCSASGSKACREKLRRDKLNERFLELSSVLDPGRPPKADKGAILSDAVRIVTQLRSEAQKLKESNEDLQEKIKELKAEKNELRDEKQKLKADKEKLEQQVKSVSALPGFLPHPSAIPATFGAEGQAANKLMPFIGYPGVAMWQFIPPAVRDTSQDHVLGHLLLKLENLKVWLYFSTRRLPLSFYSPTALDHLMLVSRSREILICWTIHV; encoded by the exons ATGGAACTCGATTCCGCCCAGAGCTCGATTTGGGTATTCGACTATGGCTTAGTGGAGGACATTTCCGCCGTGCCGGGCGGAGACTTCGGGCTGCCGCCACTGGGTACCGCCTGCTTCAGCTGGCAGCCGGAGGCCCTCAACCGTTGCTCTAACTTAAG GTTAAGGTCTGAATCATGCTCTGCATCTGGCTCCAAAGCATGTCGGGAGAAATTGCGAAGAGATAAGCTGAATGAGAG GTTCCTGGAATTAAGTTCTGTTCTGGACCCTGGAAGGCCACCAAAAGCCGACAAGGGTGCCATTCTGAGTGATGCTGTTAGAATTGTGACTCAGCTAAGAAGTGAAGCACAGAAACTAAAGGAGTCAAATGAggatttgcaagagaaaatcAAAGAGCTGAAG GCTGAGAAGAACGAGCTTCGCGATGAGAAGCAGAAGTTAAAGGCAGATAAGGAGAAGCTCGAGCAGCAAGTCAAATCAGTGAGTGCACTGCCAGGCTTCCTGCCTCATCCCTCTGCTATACCAGCTACATTTGGCGCCGAGGGCCAAGCTGCTAACAAGTTAATGCCTTTCATCGGTTACCCTGGTGTTGCCATGTGGCAGTTCATACCACCTGCTGTGCGCGATACATCTCAGGATCACGTACTCGGCCACCTGTTGCTTAAACTGGAGAATCTGAAGGTTTGGCTGTATTTCTCCACCCGGAGATTGCCCCTTTCTTTCTATTCTCCAACTGCTCTGGACCATTTGATGTTGGTTTCTCGAAGTAGGGAAATCCTGATTTGCTGGACAATTCATGTGTAG